The Bacteroidota bacterium genome contains a region encoding:
- the rpsD gene encoding 30S ribosomal protein S4, whose translation MARYTDASCKLCRRERQKLFLKGTKCFSDKCPIEIRNYPPGQHGATKKFKLSDYAVQLREKQKVRKTYGVLEKQFRTYFAEAARQKGVKGDNLVKLLERRFDNTLYRLGVAPSRKSARQLISHKHFTINGKMVNIPSYLLKAGDVIQVREKSRKMEMIHDAMKRMKDTLMPEWLSLDKANMSGTFLKVPERSEVQFIGNEQLIVELYSK comes from the coding sequence ATGGCAAGATATACTGACGCAAGTTGTAAGCTTTGTCGTAGAGAAAGACAAAAACTGTTCTTAAAAGGAACAAAGTGCTTTAGTGACAAATGTCCAATCGAAATAAGAAACTATCCTCCGGGACAGCATGGCGCAACCAAAAAGTTCAAACTTTCTGATTACGCTGTTCAGTTAAGAGAAAAACAGAAAGTCCGTAAGACTTATGGAGTTCTTGAAAAACAATTCAGAACTTACTTTGCTGAAGCTGCGAGACAAAAGGGTGTTAAGGGCGATAACCTTGTTAAACTTCTTGAAAGAAGATTTGACAATACTCTTTACAGACTCGGTGTTGCTCCTTCAAGAAAATCAGCAAGACAGCTTATCTCACATAAGCATTTCACAATTAACGGAAAGATGGTGAACATCCCTTCGTATTTGCTGAAAGCAGGTGACGTTATTCAGGTTAGAGAGAAGAGCAGAAAGATGGAAATGATTCATGATGCAATGAAGAGAATGAAAGATACGCTCATGCCGGAATGGTTATCTTTAGATAAAGCAAATATGTCAGGTACTTTCTTAAAGGTTCCTGAAAGAAGCGAAGTACAGTTCATAGGCAACGAGCAGTTGATTGTCGAGTTGTATTCAAAATAA
- the infA gene encoding translation initiation factor IF-1 encodes MSKQDAIKVDGVITEILPNTAFKVKLENGHEILAHISGKMRMNYIRILQGDKVTVELSPYDLTKGRITYRYK; translated from the coding sequence ATGTCAAAACAAGACGCGATAAAAGTTGATGGAGTAATAACGGAAATTCTTCCGAACACCGCATTCAAGGTAAAGCTTGAGAACGGTCACGAAATACTTGCACATATTTCCGGTAAGATGAGAATGAATTACATAAGAATTCTACAGGGAGACAAAGTTACTGTCGAGCTCTCTCCGTACGATTTAACCAAAGGCAGAATAACTTACAGATATAAATAA
- a CDS encoding PorV/PorQ family protein: MKFYIKIIIILIAVSLAYQNGYSGPKKKYGTLAAPELLIPIGSSGTSLGGSNLATVSGIDAMYWNPAGLSEINSKSGEVMFSSMNYLADINMNYFAGAVKLGGLGTVGGSIRALSFGDEIVTTEYAPDGTGATFSPTYIVGTLSFARAMTDKIHFGTSFKLISEQIADVSASGFAFDFGLQYIAGVSGLRFGIALKNLGSSMKFNGPGLDRTFIENGISTVRRVTLQESDLPTNLEIGLGYAATFSKNNNIILSSTFQNSSFSSDEYKFGLEYNYNQMVFLRGAFTVYPDNSEIDDVNKSLFGPSFGAGLKYPFGSLTLGFDYAYRVINETGFNSTNQYFTLNVGF; this comes from the coding sequence ATGAAATTTTATATAAAAATAATAATAATTCTAATAGCAGTCAGTTTAGCCTATCAAAACGGCTACTCGGGCCCAAAGAAGAAATACGGTACTTTGGCTGCTCCTGAATTGCTAATCCCTATAGGTTCCTCAGGTACCTCGCTTGGAGGATCAAATTTAGCAACAGTAAGCGGTATAGATGCAATGTACTGGAACCCTGCGGGGCTTTCCGAGATAAATTCAAAGAGCGGAGAAGTAATGTTCTCTTCAATGAATTATCTTGCAGATATCAATATGAACTATTTTGCCGGTGCAGTTAAACTCGGCGGATTAGGAACCGTTGGCGGCTCTATAAGAGCTTTATCTTTCGGTGATGAAATAGTTACTACAGAATATGCACCTGATGGTACCGGTGCAACATTCTCACCAACTTATATAGTTGGTACATTAAGCTTCGCAAGAGCTATGACAGATAAAATCCATTTCGGTACATCTTTCAAGCTTATCAGCGAACAAATTGCTGACGTTAGCGCCTCAGGTTTTGCATTTGACTTCGGTCTTCAATATATTGCAGGCGTAAGCGGACTCAGATTCGGTATTGCTCTTAAAAATCTCGGAAGCTCAATGAAATTCAACGGGCCCGGATTAGACAGAACATTTATTGAAAATGGCATATCCACAGTGAGAAGAGTAACTCTGCAGGAATCTGATTTACCAACTAACTTGGAAATCGGTTTAGGATATGCAGCAACATTCTCAAAAAATAATAATATTATTCTTTCATCAACTTTCCAAAATTCAAGCTTTTCATCTGATGAATATAAATTTGGTTTAGAATATAACTACAATCAAATGGTATTCTTAAGAGGTGCATTTACTGTCTATCCGGATAACTCCGAAATAGATGATGTAAATAAAAGTTTATTCGGTCCTTCATTCGGTGCAGGACTTAAATATCCTTTTGGAAGCCTGACTTTGGGATTTGATTATGCATACAGAGTCATCAATGAAACAGGATTCAATTCTACAAATCAATACTTTACTTTGAATGTAGGATTCTAA
- a CDS encoding YihA family ribosome biogenesis GTP-binding protein translates to MKITSAEFINSIYDLRTLPKSVLSEFVFVGRSNVGKSSLVNKICNKKKLAKIGSVPGKTRQLNYFLINEKFYLVDLPGYGYAKVPEQIRAGWRKLVEDYISERQNVKMVFVLIDSRHEPTYLDELMVSWLEYYEIPFAIILTKSDKISANKMQKQIYRASKIVKNEDLCRDYIPFSIISGEGKNEITMLISEALEKPRD, encoded by the coding sequence ATGAAAATTACTTCCGCTGAATTTATAAACAGTATTTACGACTTACGGACTCTCCCGAAATCCGTACTCTCTGAATTTGTTTTTGTCGGAAGATCTAACGTAGGTAAATCGTCCTTAGTAAATAAGATTTGCAATAAAAAGAAACTTGCAAAAATAGGTTCAGTCCCCGGCAAGACACGCCAATTGAATTATTTTTTGATAAATGAAAAATTTTATTTAGTGGATTTACCCGGTTACGGTTACGCTAAAGTTCCGGAACAGATAAGAGCAGGATGGAGAAAGCTTGTTGAAGATTATATCAGCGAGAGACAGAATGTGAAAATGGTTTTTGTACTGATTGACTCAAGGCACGAGCCAACTTATCTTGATGAGCTTATGGTAAGCTGGTTGGAATATTACGAAATTCCTTTCGCAATCATTCTGACAAAGTCCGATAAAATTTCTGCAAACAAAATGCAGAAGCAGATTTACAGAGCATCTAAGATAGTAAAGAACGAAGACCTCTGCAGAGATTACATTCCTTTCTCTATCATTAGCGGAGAAGGAAAGAATGAAATCACAATGCTGATAAGCGAAGCTCTGGAAAAACCAAGAGACTAA
- the map gene encoding type I methionyl aminopeptidase — MSLIKTEKEIDLIREACDVISNTFRLIKPFIVEGVTTRELDIKIEEFIISQAAYPAFKGYMVKGKRFPGSACISVNDEVVHGIPGDRVLKNGDIISVDLGSKKNGYHGDSAYTYEVGEVSPKIKKLLKVTKESLFKGIEQAVEGNFVNDISVAIQNYVEGNGYGVVRELVGHGIGRNLHEDPSVPNYYNPDNKVRLVEGMVLAIEPMVNYGSFEVFVKKDAWTIATRDGQPSAHFEHTIAVRKGKAEILTQWD, encoded by the coding sequence GTGAAGCTTGCGATGTTATTTCAAATACCTTCAGATTAATAAAGCCGTTCATAGTTGAAGGTGTTACAACAAGAGAGCTTGATATAAAAATAGAAGAGTTTATAATTTCCCAGGCAGCGTATCCGGCATTTAAGGGATATATGGTTAAAGGGAAAAGATTTCCGGGAAGCGCATGCATCTCGGTGAACGATGAAGTAGTACACGGAATACCAGGTGACAGAGTTTTGAAGAACGGTGATATAATTTCAGTAGATTTAGGCAGTAAGAAAAACGGTTACCACGGAGATTCGGCTTATACATATGAAGTCGGCGAGGTTAGCCCGAAGATAAAAAAACTTCTTAAGGTAACAAAAGAGTCGCTCTTTAAAGGTATCGAACAAGCTGTAGAAGGAAATTTTGTGAACGACATTTCCGTTGCAATTCAGAACTACGTTGAAGGAAACGGTTATGGAGTAGTAAGAGAATTGGTTGGCCACGGAATAGGAAGAAATTTACATGAAGACCCTTCAGTCCCTAATTATTATAACCCTGATAACAAGGTAAGATTAGTAGAAGGAATGGTTCTGGCAATTGAACCCATGGTAAATTACGGCAGCTTTGAAGTTTTTGTAAAGAAGGATGCCTGGACAATTGCAACACGAGACGGTCAGCCTTCAGCTCACTTTGAGCATACGATTGCAGTAAGAAAAGGTAAAGCAGAAATTTTAACACAATGGGATTAA
- the rpsK gene encoding 30S ribosomal protein S11 produces the protein MAKNFKKAKKKVHVDAHGVAHIQATFNNVIVTLTDMAGHTISWASSGKMGFKGSKKNTPFAAQVTADSAAKTAYDAGLRKVEVLIKGVGSGRDAAVRSLNTAGLEVTYIKDITPLPHNGCRPPKRRRV, from the coding sequence TTGGCTAAGAATTTTAAAAAAGCAAAGAAGAAAGTTCACGTTGATGCACATGGTGTTGCGCACATTCAGGCAACATTCAATAATGTTATTGTAACGCTTACCGATATGGCAGGCCACACAATTTCATGGGCTTCATCAGGCAAAATGGGATTCAAAGGTTCTAAGAAGAACACACCATTCGCCGCTCAGGTTACAGCCGATTCAGCTGCTAAAACAGCTTATGATGCAGGCTTGAGAAAAGTTGAAGTATTGATAAAAGGCGTAGGCTCAGGAAGAGATGCAGCAGTACGTTCGCTTAACACTGCAGGTCTTGAAGTGACTTATATCAAAGACATTACTCCGCTTCCGCACAACGGTTGCAGACCTCCGAAGAGAAGACGTGTATAA
- a CDS encoding TonB-dependent receptor gives MKFVTLSVFFTLFLSVTAYSQTTGSISGTVVDEKNQPLVGAIVRVVEKTGLGAETDANGDFIILNVDVGTYTVKISYTGYADKVVSDVKVSVDLKNKMGVIQMSQTEFTTEVIGINAERQGIPVEQSGKLITTEQIENSGIRGITNLVSKTAGVVQDERGGQINIRGGRTSENLIIVDGVATTNPVDGSSTASVPNSLLQEISVLTGGFGAEYGNALSGVINVTTKSGSDIYTGSLEAQTDALAGKWLKTTSQGYNLYNISFGGPLIPSKGLSKIINFYSSVERQYLQVANPSWIADQLFPGGIIPNFSKKLWSYSGRLSINLTDLKKSVPINFRFGASVTNTQQQRVAMSYWKENSERNPLEKIDDQQFYGRITHNVSNKFFYELQANYYSTVDVLSDAIFQDDWFKYGDTNYVPGLGGTGPGQGQVLQPDPLTENVFRRPNTVYNNYDKKEISYIGAKLDATYALQTKKSGDHEFKFGGEYRYHTLRKVNFGPVATAFNPIDTSTGLPTFSPQNLWFGRDVLLNSYGYDIRDQYGNQIVSAEDIEAKHPIVAAAYLRDKIDFGDFTVNAGVRMDYLDVATDVLKNPKDLLGADGELLTADDYKKSEADITFSPRLGFSFPVTNNTIFTAQYGKFIQIPPLDYLYINKLAFKYFFTNSVQNVAENSSLKPEKLTSYEVGIKQQIGDYVNLSVSAYYKETVDQIGAARISGSSTVPSGYALYFNSDFSTSRGLDFYLSMRRTNRLAVDISYTLLYASGIGSDPNSKFSLATNPSGELPNVVFPLDYDQRHTGSINLDYRFGGESDVPKGFAGKILQNLGMNVLLSFNSGRPYTIRQLPATAFADDGLATSTKNGIYRGWNLKLDARLDKTVPIWKTNWNFYVYCTNLLNTEIVNNVFGATGLPDDNGWLNTPTGNGTNENYKANWYDRIRNISNWGAPRQVQFGVKVNF, from the coding sequence TTGAAATTTGTTACCCTTTCTGTTTTTTTTACTTTGTTCTTATCCGTCACAGCTTACTCTCAAACCACAGGCTCTATAAGTGGAACAGTTGTGGATGAAAAGAATCAACCATTGGTCGGCGCTATTGTTAGAGTAGTCGAAAAAACAGGACTTGGCGCAGAAACTGACGCTAATGGAGACTTTATTATTTTAAACGTTGACGTAGGTACTTATACTGTTAAAATATCTTATACAGGATATGCAGATAAAGTAGTCAGCGATGTAAAAGTATCTGTTGACCTTAAAAATAAAATGGGTGTTATCCAAATGTCTCAAACTGAATTTACTACTGAAGTTATCGGTATAAATGCAGAGAGACAAGGTATCCCTGTTGAACAAAGCGGTAAACTTATTACAACTGAACAGATTGAAAACTCAGGTATCAGAGGTATTACAAATCTGGTATCAAAAACAGCAGGTGTTGTTCAGGATGAAAGAGGCGGCCAGATAAATATTCGCGGCGGTCGTACTTCAGAAAATCTTATTATTGTTGACGGTGTTGCCACAACTAATCCGGTTGATGGTTCCTCCACCGCTTCAGTCCCTAATTCTTTACTACAAGAAATTTCAGTATTAACCGGAGGTTTCGGAGCTGAATACGGTAATGCTCTTTCTGGTGTTATTAACGTAACAACAAAAAGCGGTTCTGATATATACACAGGCTCTTTAGAAGCGCAAACTGACGCTCTTGCAGGAAAGTGGCTTAAAACTACTTCACAAGGATATAATTTATATAATATTTCCTTTGGTGGTCCGCTTATTCCAAGCAAAGGATTATCAAAAATAATTAATTTTTACAGTTCGGTTGAAAGACAGTATTTACAAGTCGCTAACCCAAGCTGGATTGCAGACCAATTATTCCCGGGCGGAATTATTCCTAATTTCTCCAAAAAATTATGGTCTTATTCAGGAAGGTTAAGCATCAATTTAACTGACCTTAAAAAATCGGTTCCAATCAATTTCAGATTCGGAGCTTCTGTCACTAATACACAGCAGCAAAGAGTTGCAATGTCTTATTGGAAAGAAAATTCAGAGAGAAATCCTCTTGAAAAAATTGATGACCAACAGTTTTATGGCAGAATAACTCACAATGTTTCAAATAAGTTCTTCTATGAGCTTCAGGCTAATTACTACAGTACTGTAGATGTATTATCAGATGCTATTTTCCAGGATGATTGGTTTAAATATGGTGATACAAATTACGTTCCCGGTTTAGGCGGAACAGGTCCGGGTCAGGGTCAAGTATTACAGCCGGATCCATTAACTGAAAATGTTTTCAGAAGACCTAATACAGTTTATAATAATTACGATAAAAAAGAAATCAGTTATATCGGTGCAAAACTTGATGCAACATATGCTCTTCAGACAAAAAAATCAGGAGACCATGAATTTAAATTTGGAGGTGAGTACAGATATCACACACTTCGCAAAGTAAACTTCGGTCCTGTTGCAACAGCTTTTAACCCTATTGATACATCAACAGGTTTACCGACATTCAGTCCGCAGAATTTGTGGTTCGGAAGAGACGTATTGTTAAATTCATACGGTTATGATATTAGAGACCAGTATGGAAATCAAATCGTTTCTGCTGAAGATATTGAAGCAAAACATCCAATCGTTGCTGCTGCATACTTAAGAGATAAAATTGACTTCGGTGATTTTACTGTTAATGCAGGGGTAAGAATGGATTATCTTGATGTTGCTACAGATGTATTAAAAAATCCAAAAGATTTATTAGGAGCAGACGGAGAATTGCTTACAGCAGATGACTACAAAAAATCTGAAGCAGATATTACTTTCAGCCCAAGATTAGGTTTCTCATTCCCTGTTACAAATAATACAATATTTACCGCTCAGTATGGTAAATTTATTCAAATTCCACCACTTGATTATTTATATATCAATAAATTAGCATTTAAATATTTCTTTACAAACTCTGTCCAAAACGTTGCTGAAAACTCCTCATTGAAGCCGGAAAAATTGACTTCATATGAAGTAGGTATTAAGCAGCAAATTGGCGATTATGTAAACTTAAGTGTTTCTGCATACTATAAAGAAACAGTTGATCAAATAGGTGCAGCAAGAATTTCAGGATCATCCACAGTTCCATCAGGATATGCATTATACTTTAATTCAGATTTCAGCACATCAAGAGGTCTTGACTTCTATCTTTCAATGAGAAGAACAAACAGACTTGCGGTTGATATTTCCTATACATTATTGTATGCTTCCGGAATTGGTTCTGATCCAAATAGTAAGTTCTCTTTAGCTACAAATCCTAGTGGAGAATTACCAAATGTAGTATTCCCATTAGATTACGATCAACGTCATACAGGTTCTATTAATTTAGATTACCGATTTGGCGGAGAATCAGATGTACCTAAAGGATTTGCAGGTAAAATACTTCAAAATCTGGGAATGAATGTTTTACTAAGCTTCAACAGCGGAAGACCATATACAATAAGACAACTTCCTGCTACAGCTTTTGCCGATGATGGTCTTGCAACTTCCACAAAAAATGGAATTTACAGAGGCTGGAATTTAAAATTGGATGCACGTCTTGATAAGACTGTGCCAATTTGGAAAACTAACTGGAATTTTTACGTTTATTGCACAAATCTGCTCAATACAGAAATCGTTAACAATGTTTTCGGCGCAACCGGATTACCTGATGACAACGGATGGCTCAATACTCCAACCGGAAATGGTACAAATGAAAATTATAAAGCAAACTGGTACGATAGAATTAGAAATATTTCTAACTGGGGAGCTCCAAGACAAGTGCAATTTGGTGTAAAGGTTAATTTCTAA
- the rpsM gene encoding 30S ribosomal protein S13, which produces MARLAGVDLPKNKRILIGLQSIYGIGNSYSKQILKEAGIDENKKVSSLTDDEVNQIRAIISTVKLEGALRSEVQQNIKRLMDIGTFRGKRHRRGLPVRGQRTKTNARTRKGKRKTVAGKKKAAAKK; this is translated from the coding sequence TTGGCAAGATTAGCCGGTGTAGATTTACCTAAGAACAAAAGAATCCTTATCGGATTACAATCCATCTATGGAATAGGTAATTCTTATTCAAAGCAAATTCTGAAAGAAGCAGGTATTGATGAAAACAAAAAAGTTTCTTCACTTACCGATGATGAAGTAAATCAGATCAGAGCAATCATTTCAACTGTAAAGCTTGAAGGCGCTCTTCGTTCAGAAGTACAGCAGAACATAAAGAGATTGATGGATATCGGAACCTTCAGAGGAAAAAGACACAGAAGAGGTCTTCCTGTAAGAGGTCAAAGAACCAAAACAAATGCAAGAACAAGAAAAGGTAAGAGAAAAACTGTCGCAGGTAAAAAGAAAGCCGCAGCTAAGAAATAA
- a CDS encoding DNA-directed RNA polymerase subunit alpha, translating into MSNSYIQMPEHINKDEASFSDTYGRFFIQPLERGYGVTLGNSLRRVLLSSLHGTAIIAIRINDAQHEFTTIKGVIEDLSEIILNLKEIRFKDLTGKSNKIEFKLKGPYTFTAKDIQNHTADFKILNPEKHIATLNKDANLDIELRIGQGIGYVPSDENKNASLPLGFIATDSLFSPVNNVTFLVENTRVGKITDFEKLVLDINTDGSINPEEALTSAARILQDLLTMVSNLNPKIEVKEIVKKEEKDEEFEVIKKILLTPVDELDLSVRSQNCLRSANIRYIHDLVRKDESEMLHYRNFGRKSLAELGELVEGFGYGIKFGMDVDKYIKEEKK; encoded by the coding sequence ATGAGCAATAGTTATATTCAAATGCCGGAGCATATCAACAAAGACGAAGCATCTTTCAGCGATACTTACGGCAGATTCTTTATCCAGCCGCTAGAAAGAGGCTATGGAGTTACTCTCGGAAATTCATTGAGAAGAGTGCTTCTATCCTCCTTGCACGGAACAGCCATTATTGCTATCAGAATTAATGACGCGCAGCACGAATTTACGACTATCAAAGGAGTAATTGAAGATCTTTCTGAGATTATCTTAAACCTTAAAGAAATTCGTTTTAAAGATTTAACAGGTAAATCAAACAAGATTGAATTCAAGCTGAAAGGACCTTATACGTTCACAGCAAAAGATATTCAAAATCATACTGCAGATTTCAAAATTCTTAATCCTGAGAAGCACATTGCAACTTTAAACAAAGATGCAAACCTTGATATAGAATTGAGAATCGGTCAGGGAATCGGATACGTTCCATCAGATGAAAATAAAAATGCATCATTGCCGTTAGGCTTTATTGCAACTGATTCATTATTTTCACCTGTGAACAATGTTACCTTCCTTGTAGAAAATACAAGAGTAGGAAAGATAACAGATTTCGAAAAATTAGTTCTTGATATTAATACAGACGGTTCAATCAATCCTGAAGAAGCTTTAACTTCAGCTGCAAGAATATTGCAGGACTTACTTACAATGGTTTCAAACCTGAACCCGAAGATAGAAGTAAAAGAGATTGTGAAGAAAGAAGAGAAGGATGAAGAATTCGAAGTTATCAAAAAAATATTATTAACACCTGTAGATGAGTTAGATTTATCTGTACGTTCACAGAACTGCTTACGTTCAGCTAATATCAGATACATTCATGACTTAGTAAGAAAAGATGAATCCGAAATGCTGCACTACAGAAACTTCGGAAGAAAATCTTTAGCAGAGCTTGGTGAATTAGTTGAAGGATTCGGATATGGAATTAAATTCGGAATGGATGTAGATAAATACATCAAAGAAGAAAAAAAATAA
- the rpmJ gene encoding 50S ribosomal protein L36, whose protein sequence is MKVRSSVKKMCDKCKIIKRKGVVRVICTNPKHKQRQG, encoded by the coding sequence ATGAAAGTACGAAGTTCAGTAAAAAAAATGTGTGACAAGTGCAAAATCATAAAGCGAAAAGGCGTTGTACGTGTTATTTGCACAAACCCTAAGCACAAACAAAGACAAGGGTAA
- the rplQ gene encoding 50S ribosomal protein L17, with translation MKHGVKGRKLGRTASHRRATLANLSCSLIKHKRIHTTLAKAKELRTVIEPLVTKAKRALAFVDANQEKGVHLRRVAKAFLKDQESITILFGEIAAKVAERNGGYTRVLKTGTRPGDGGETAIIEFVDFDVVSIQKEHLAAKEEKKGGKTSAKDEAPAETKEEKKPKAKKSAAPKAPKTEKKAPKEKKVANKVQSKQKV, from the coding sequence ATGAAACACGGCGTAAAAGGAAGAAAATTAGGAAGAACAGCAAGCCACAGAAGAGCCACGCTAGCTAATTTATCCTGCTCACTTATAAAGCATAAAAGAATTCATACAACTCTTGCTAAAGCAAAAGAACTCAGAACCGTTATTGAGCCGCTTGTAACAAAAGCAAAAAGAGCATTGGCATTTGTTGATGCTAATCAGGAAAAAGGCGTTCACTTAAGAAGGGTTGCAAAAGCATTCCTTAAAGATCAGGAATCAATTACAATTCTGTTCGGTGAAATAGCAGCTAAAGTTGCTGAAAGAAACGGCGGATATACAAGAGTTCTTAAAACAGGAACAAGACCGGGTGACGGCGGTGAAACTGCAATCATCGAGTTTGTAGATTTTGATGTAGTATCTATTCAGAAAGAACACTTAGCAGCTAAGGAAGAGAAAAAAGGCGGAAAGACATCAGCAAAAGATGAAGCTCCTGCAGAAACAAAAGAAGAGAAGAAACCAAAGGCAAAGAAGTCAGCAGCACCTAAAGCTCCTAAGACAGAAAAGAAAGCTCCTAAGGAAAAGAAAGTAGCAAATAAAGTTCAAAGCAAACAAAAAGTCTAA
- a CDS encoding T9SS type A sorting domain-containing protein, giving the protein MLRRLFLLSLFVFLVGNVSFGNSIYTKEQIDRFSRVQYKIVQDGDGFKGVNNGLVSDYKVANTYSAPVEDWYNSVTTTLIGTLRNYYDLEGNGAPLQIWQDPATPDNIHVCYTFSAQETGWSDRTIQYFFSSDRGATWSAISNVPASGRSGFGTITGLSTGAALIACHTAIGANTSVRTIMFADAFPGLGSFNSLDPNLADANKYIWPRIAATDNVSNTIKYVFCTSTNGADSAFYQTGLSLTSGSFGAPKPMNASPAECYTVSNGTGNRIGIAYINDGTNDPANYGDIYAMESTDNGATFGAPTKIFDANFASDSLGGLRGISSCYKGSTFCVTFETIKQTTAGNFFPGAPSKIRFWSSGAASSVVVADSSNVPYAPYQGTNDVLGSIARPSIGVSSDGNTLFISMMVASASTGSTDTTSFGDIYLTSSGNGGSSWKRPKMVNGTSPRMDWRYASISPKNDVSGTNGYVNMMVQRDVVPGSNVNLANTATDAHPVFWRVAYTAPVGVNTISSVADNFSLSQNYPNPFNPSTTIRFSLPQASNVMLKVYSLNGQEVATVVNNQLVSSGVSEVSFNASNLASGLYFYTITAGNYKETKKMMLIK; this is encoded by the coding sequence ATGTTAAGAAGATTATTCCTTCTTTCTTTATTCGTATTTTTGGTGGGAAATGTTTCATTCGGAAACTCTATCTACACCAAGGAACAAATTGACAGATTTTCAAGAGTTCAATACAAAATCGTTCAAGACGGCGATGGATTTAAAGGCGTTAACAACGGTCTTGTATCGGATTACAAAGTTGCCAATACATACAGCGCACCGGTTGAAGACTGGTACAACAGTGTAACAACAACATTAATCGGTACTTTAAGAAATTATTACGACTTAGAAGGTAACGGAGCTCCATTGCAAATTTGGCAGGACCCTGCTACACCTGATAATATTCACGTTTGCTACACTTTCTCAGCTCAGGAAACAGGCTGGTCAGATAGAACCATCCAGTATTTCTTCAGTTCAGACAGAGGTGCTACATGGAGTGCTATCAGTAACGTTCCAGCATCAGGCAGATCAGGTTTCGGTACAATCACAGGTTTAAGCACAGGAGCTGCATTAATTGCATGTCATACAGCAATCGGTGCTAATACCTCAGTTCGTACAATTATGTTCGCAGATGCTTTCCCTGGTTTAGGGTCATTCAACTCATTGGATCCTAACCTAGCTGATGCAAACAAATACATCTGGCCGAGAATTGCTGCCACAGATAACGTTAGTAATACTATTAAATATGTATTTTGTACATCAACTAACGGAGCTGATTCAGCATTCTACCAAACAGGTTTATCTTTAACTTCAGGTTCATTTGGTGCACCAAAGCCAATGAATGCAAGTCCTGCTGAGTGTTACACAGTTTCAAACGGCACAGGTAACAGAATCGGTATTGCTTATATTAATGATGGTACAAACGATCCTGCAAACTATGGTGACATTTACGCTATGGAATCAACAGATAACGGTGCTACATTTGGAGCTCCTACAAAAATATTTGATGCAAACTTCGCTTCTGACTCTTTAGGCGGTTTAAGAGGTATTTCATCATGCTACAAGGGTTCAACTTTCTGTGTTACGTTTGAAACAATTAAACAAACAACAGCAGGTAACTTCTTCCCTGGTGCACCTAGCAAAATCAGATTCTGGTCATCAGGTGCAGCAAGCAGCGTTGTAGTTGCTGACTCAAGCAACGTACCTTATGCTCCTTATCAGGGAACAAACGACGTTCTTGGTTCAATTGCAAGACCTTCTATCGGTGTATCAAGCGATGGAAATACATTATTCATATCTATGATGGTAGCAAGTGCATCTACAGGAAGCACAGATACAACATCATTTGGTGATATCTATTTAACATCATCAGGTAATGGTGGTTCTTCATGGAAAAGACCAAAAATGGTAAACGGAACTTCACCAAGAATGGACTGGAGATACGCAAGTATTTCTCCTAAAAACGATGTATCCGGTACAAACGGTTATGTTAACATGATGGTGCAAAGAGACGTAGTTCCTGGTTCAAACGTAAACTTAGCTAACACAGCAACAGATGCACATCCTGTATTCTGGAGAGTTGCTTATACAGCTCCTGTTGGCGTAAATACAATTTCAAGTGTTGCAGATAATTTCAGCTTATCACAAAATTATCCTAATCCGTTCAACCCTTCAACAACAATCAGATTCAGCTTACCACAAGCATCTAATGTAATGTTAAAGGTTTATAGCTTAAACGGACAAGAAGTTGCAACAGTTGTAAATAACCAATTAGTTTCTTCAGGTGTATCAGAAGTATCATTCAATGCTTCTAACTTAGCAAGTGGATTATATTTCTATACAATTACCGCAGGTAATTACAAAGAAACAAAGAAAATGATGTTAATAAAATAA